The following are encoded together in the Mycolicibacterium arabiense genome:
- a CDS encoding TetR/AcrR family transcriptional regulator, producing MPGDSVAPESARRPRMDAQRNLVALLDAAKTVFATAGVSAPAKSITDLAGVGVGTLYRHFPRRSDLIVAVLRQEVDDCVAAAVSLGATLEPFDALCAWVERFTTFVGTKQGLAEALHSADPAYEGLPSSLLDSLVPALGGILDRGAASGAIRSDVTARDILVSVALLCQPVPGEDDSFNERVVRLFVDGLRAR from the coding sequence GTGCCAGGTGATTCGGTGGCTCCCGAGTCGGCTCGTCGACCGCGTATGGACGCGCAGCGGAACCTCGTGGCTCTGCTCGACGCCGCGAAGACGGTGTTCGCCACCGCGGGTGTCAGTGCCCCTGCGAAGTCGATCACCGATCTGGCGGGCGTGGGCGTCGGCACGCTCTACCGACACTTCCCTCGGCGCTCAGACCTCATCGTGGCCGTGCTGCGGCAAGAGGTCGACGACTGCGTTGCAGCCGCCGTTTCACTTGGCGCGACACTCGAGCCGTTCGACGCGCTGTGCGCGTGGGTCGAGCGGTTCACGACGTTCGTCGGCACCAAGCAGGGCCTCGCGGAAGCACTTCATTCAGCCGATCCAGCCTACGAAGGCTTGCCCTCGTCGCTGCTGGATTCACTCGTCCCGGCACTGGGCGGCATCCTCGACCGAGGCGCCGCGTCTGGCGCCATCCGATCCGATGTCACCGCACGCGACATCCTGGTGAGCGTCGCACTGCTCTGCCAACCGGTTCCTGGCGAGGACGACTCGTTCAACGAACGGGTCGTCCGACTGTTCGTGGATGGACTCCGTGCGCGATAG